One Dunckerocampus dactyliophorus isolate RoL2022-P2 chromosome 15, RoL_Ddac_1.1, whole genome shotgun sequence genomic window, GGATCGCCACTTTTTATTGAGGGggcgatggtgggtcccgcagccaaaccagttgagaaacatCTGATCTAGGGGACTGAAACGGGAACAATTCAACTATTCAACCAAGCATggcattttttcctcatttttgttggttttattcTTACTAACTACAAAATAAGTGGCTGTTTTCTGCTCCGTACTAAAATATGGGATTTAACGTTAGCAGCTAGCTTCTAGCTCTCGGTCTActcttttgttgttcttttcatgacgtcataaaCAAAATCCCTGATACCTAAGTGAATTCCCGCCACTTCACGGAGGACACCTttctaaaaagaaagaaagaaggggggggaaaaaaacaggctttgctacacatcttaaaataaaacctgGAAGTAGTGGTGGTGATATTTGACTGAAGGTTTTTCATTGTTGTGATGGGAAAAGTGACATTTCTTTAAACTAAATATTAGAAGTTCCCATTTGAATTTCAAGACTTGTCTCCACAGATGCTGTACGTGACCCAGTTGCTGCATAGGACAGGTACGTGCTGGACAATCAGCGAGCATAAATATGATCTGACATGACTCTGGAACCAGTTTTTGATCAGCAAGGCGCTGGATAACAACCAGCGGCAAGGTCAGCGTTGTAGATAAGCCTTCATTCTTGCATTAACACGATTAGGATCCTGTCCAACTAAGGTGCTTGACTTGTCCCGCAAAAAGGCAGAAATTCTCAGGGCGGTGGGTCAAGTCAAACTGGTCCTAAATTTAAATGAACTTAACCCGATATAGTTTGCACAAAAAGTAGAGAGGCACAGCAGTCTTTCATGCGCGGTATACTGTAATTATCACTATGAGATATATCCAATCCACCAAACTAATACATTAAGAGATAAATAAccaaaaatatagattttttttggtggggggtCACTCATCCATAACTGTGTGGACTCCTTGGGTTAATGGGTGACGAGTCTTCTCTGCCGCTCTGTCCGATAAGCTGATAAAGCCTGTGGCTGAGGTTCTGCACTTGGCAGGTTCCAAGGACACAACCAACTCTCATCAGCTGGGCATGGTGGGGGTAGTGGTGGGCCCCCCGGGAACCCGGGTGGGCGTGACGACGAGCCCTGGACCCCTTCTCCCACTTAACCTCCAAACGCTTGTCCGGTTGCGCCCACGCCAGGCTGGGATTGGCTCTTCTCACGCTAGAGGCGGGTAAATGCTTCCACTTTGGGGATGGAGTGGGCACCGAAGAGTGGGTCTGGCTCCCATAGGGCAACGAGGGGTTCTCTTTCAGGTCGGTTAGCTTGTTGAGATGGTCCAAGCTGAGAAGAAAATAacaatcattttaaaacatgGAGGGACCCCTGGGGAACCAAAGTACaaaccacttgttgctaggcagaatttgtggGTCATTTGTGCATCaaagaccaataaaaaaaattgcatatgcGTCCGTATAGAGTGCCAGTCAAACTAACACACAAAATGCGTCTCTATCTGCTGAATCTGGTAAGGTTACAAAAATTAGTATGGTTTAATTAGTAAAGTGCTAACAGTTTGTCGTCAACAATTAGCattaaaatgtgctgaaatgctttgaaggtcccctattatgcacaATGGATCAGCAAACGAGGGGAAATGCGATCATCTCCCTCACccgtttgctccactttttcGAGAAGAGGTGCTCAAACAGTTGGTTTTGAAGTTCGAGGTTTTCTTGATGTGACTAAATGAAAAATCAAGGggaaaaaacaggcttcgctacacatcttaatatCTTAAATTATCTAGATTCCAGGATCAATGGCAGATTTtggcaaacatactttcaataccctattgtgggacctctaaGACTACTttaaaatggttgaaaaataCTATTAAATGGGACCTTTAATTGATCAGGGTGGTTTTCACCTgagaatgtacagtatttccttaTGTAGGCTGGCTACTATTAACACAATAACAGCTGATGTTGAAAGGACGGCTGGCATTTCCACTTTTAATCTGATTAGGCCACACAAAGCAGCTTTTATAATACAAATAGACAGCTtttttgacttgctgtctgGTTCACTGCATCTACAGTACACGGATACGTTTTATTAATGTACATCATGAATCTTTTTGCAAAATGTGTCAACTTAATGTTCCGATCATGCGTTAGCGCAGATTCACAAATAGTGATATTAAAATCTCAGGCCTTTTTTTCAACTCGGAAAATTATTTTAGTACAATTCAGGactttttagtttgtttttcacaaacATAACTATGCTaatacatttcttttttaattgtataGTCAGCACTTGTTCCATCTTTAATTAGAATTTAATTATGCTATATTATAATAGACTTaatgtcaggattgtgtgctgcggtactgccttctactgcttctctgttgcagcacactcctgagcaccctgattgctgatcatcttcacctgtgcctgattagttgttctatttaagctgtgtgcttactcacatccagtgccagattgtccctttgctacaccctgttcagctccttccagcttgttcttgtgcattgtgttttggctttctgaccctcgctctgctcacctgtaagtacctacctgcctgcttgacgtcttctgcagtagctgtattctttggtacttctgctagttttttgttagcagctctttttgttcttgtctgtatttttccctgctcagctcaccttgctagcagtgttttttgttactgtttcccgcgactaggtccggatgtattttggttgtactttgtttcttgtgtggtttttggtacctttttgttatccatttttgtattaaagaccttttctgttttcacctattcgactctgcattttggattcctgcatcacggccttggccgttcataacagaacaatctggccaaacatggaatccGCAGAGTTCGCACATATAAAGGCCGCACTATCCCAACAAGGTGCGCTCGTcggcagccatgagcaatccctccggggagttatggagtccctggccaccctcgccactagcattagcgctattgagcagcatctgggacttggctctcacccaggacagtcggagggtgcagctccctcatcagaggttgttcgaatcgcacctgctgccagcagcagtaatagtcgcgagcctagcctcccaccccccccacgcttttcgggggaatctatggattgcagacaatttttacaccagtgtaccctgatttttgaccaacaacccagCACTTACTATTCCGACCAGGCCAAGATAGCGTTTATAATGAGCCTACTTACTGATAAAGCAGCAGCGTGGGCTATAGCGGTGAGCAAAGCTAAGCCGGAGTTACGCACCTCCTATCctgtttttttggaggagctacGGCAGGTCTTCGATCACCCTATCCGTAGTAGGGAGGCCGGTAACCAATTGTTGGACCTACGACAGGGCAAACGCTCGGTAGCGGCTTTTTCTGTGGACTTTAGAgtgctggcggcagaaagccgaTATGATGAGGAGGCTCTCCGCGGAATATTTCGCAAGGCTCTTAACGAGCGGATCAAGGATGAGCTGGCAGTGAGGGAGTTCACCACCACGCTCAACGAGCTTGTCGACCTAGCCATACGGCTGGATAATCGCCTCCGGGAACGTGATCGCGAACGCagtgagggactacctgcaggatcagccaagaaCCACCGTCAGGAGTTTCGGCTGATACCACTAACTTCCGGAACCAGCGGAACAGAGGGAGTTCCATCAACGGCGGCCACCGAGGAGATTGCGGAGCCCATGCAACTCGGGGGAAGACGCCTGTCTGCTGCGGAGAGGTCGCGGAGGCTACGACTCcgcctttgcctgtactgcggcgaACCCAACCACACCATCAACAGATGCCCCGCGCGACCGGCACGCCGCGCCGGATCTCCTCCTGACGTTATTAAGGAGACTGGCGCAGGATCGACCGCCGTATCTAAGTCGAGGGAGAATCAGCCTACGCAGGACCGTTGTGAGTATGCTGAAATGCCTCCGGCGTCGGCTCCGACTCCAGCAGCCTTtaagagactacaggtgacTGGACTCATTACGGGGGGGGGCGTCAATGTTCGGATTTCTGCATTAGTCGATTCTGGGgcggatgattgctttattgactctaattttgttaagGAACATGGCATTCAGGGGGTTGAGTTGAGAGACCATAAGGAGGTTCACTCACTGGATGGACGCCCCTTGGCGGTAGTCACTCATAGAACCGTTCCGTTATCTCTTCAATTGTCTGGCAACCACCATGAatccattagtttttttatcgctCCGTCTCAATCCGCGCCCGTAGTTCTAGGTCTCACTTGGCTCCAGATTCATAACCCGACGGTGGATTGGACGAGGGGACAGATAGTTAATTGGGGCAGTCACTGTTTTGCTAGTTGCTTACGTTCCGCGGTACCCACAGTTTCAGGTAAACCTAGGAACACTGAGAAGATTGATGTCACTGGTGTTCCCGACGTCTATCATGACCTCCGCATGGTATTTAGCAAGGATAGAGC contains:
- the adm2a gene encoding protein ADM2a, producing MQSLLPLTVYCISLICFQRLLAEDSLDHLNKLTDLKENPSLPYGSQTHSSVPTPSPKWKHLPASSVRRANPSLAWAQPDKRLEVKWEKGSRARRHAHPGSRGAHHYPHHAQLMRVGCVLGTCQVQNLSHRLYQLIGQSGREDSSPINPRSPHSYG